From Zingiber officinale cultivar Zhangliang chromosome 5B, Zo_v1.1, whole genome shotgun sequence, the proteins below share one genomic window:
- the LOC121987061 gene encoding zinc finger MYM-type protein 1-like has translation MSDTRKYLSGHDKRKKRKRVEEFIESQRGAIDRFIVKESKNSSLEDLVNEEKQENNGNELHEGLAIENDIEGDVNEIEDNESGDDLDFKNNYSESDDDAINEVNEEPSSSIPLDIFDPKNWENLDPKWKDQLVEKGPIRDVLTGKGPKDRSNRRFSSDFYTRILPNGQKHHRDWLVYSQALDKAFCFCCKLFKRAPQPSQLANEGYCDWGHLSSRLKEHETSIEHINYYVSWSELRIRLMKGTTIDHAIQDQIKKAKEHWRKVLHRLISLVKFLAKQNIAFRGSNEKLYDDNNGNFMVVVEMIAEWDSVMREHIERNTHHHYLSHKIQNELICLLASQIKSSILEIIKKAKFFSVILDCTPDVSNQEQMTLVIRCVDVSTSPMKVEEYFLGFLKVDDTTGQGLFEELQNVLKSFDLDIDNVRGQGYDNGANMKGRHQGVQKKLLDINPRALYTPCGCHCLNLTLCDIANSCGKAKDFFGVVQRIYTIFSHSTKRWKILIDHVTVKGLTLKPLSITRWESRTESVKAVVLQAQQIREALLQVAEEKGTDSKIRSEAKSLATFELGNFEFLVGMIIWYEILGKVNIVSKSLQSENMLIDVAMTKIKGLIASFEEYRESGFGQAINTAKELASTMEIDPVFLEKRQIYRKRHFDEVTYESSKVPQESAEEAFRVHYFLFIVDQTIGSLKKRFEQYEEYEDLFGFLFTAEKLSSLIDEDLKARCKNLERKLQRKNGTRQDVSDLDGDDLYQELKIIQHILPKETKTASEILIFLQRMNCFPNSFIAYRILLTIPVTVASAERSFSKLKLLKSCLRSTMTQTRLNALAMISIESEFLEKLNYEKLIDDFANKTARRSVFHS, from the coding sequence ATGTCTGATACTAGGAAGTATCTATCAGGACATGATAagcgaaaaaaaagaaaaagagttgAAGAATTTATTGAGTCTCAAAGAGGAGCAATTGACAGATTTATTGTCAAAGAATCGAAAAATTCATCACTTGAAGATTTGGTTaatgaagaaaaacaagaaaacaatgGTAATGAATTACATGAAGGCTTAGCCATTGAAAATGATATAGAGGGAGACGTGAATGAGATTGAAGACAATGAAAGTGGTGATGACTtagactttaaaaataattattctgaAAGTGATGATGATGCTATTAATGAAGTGAATGAAGAACCAAGTTCATCAATTCCACTTGACATTTTTGATCCTAAAAATTGGGAGAATTTAGATCCCAAGTGGAAGGATCAATTAGTGGAAAAGGGCCCTATAAGAGATGTATTAACAGGGAAAGGTCCCAAAGATAGATCAAATAGACGATTTTCTTCAGATTTCTATACTCGGATTTTGCCAAATGGTCAAAAGCACCATAGAGATTGGTTGGTCTACTCACAAGCACTTGATAAAGCATTTTGTTTTTGTTGCAAGTTGTTCAAAAGGGCGCCTCAACCAAGTCAACTAGCAAATGAGGGATACTGTGATTGGGGGCATCTTAGTAGtagacttaaagaacatgagacaAGTATTGAGCATATCAATTATTATGTTAGTTGGTCTGAGTTGCGTatcaggttaatgaagggtacaaCAATTGATCATGCTATTCAAGATCAAATCAAGAAGGCAAAAGAGCATTGGAGGAAGGTATTACACCGATTAATTTCACTTGTGAAATTTTTGGCTAAACAAAATATAGCATTTCGTGGTAGTAATGAGAAACTTTATGATGATAACAATGGAAATTTTATGGTTGTTGTTGAGATGATTGCTGAGTGGGACTCAGTGATGAGGGAACATATTGAAAGAAATACACATCATCATTATCTTAGCCACAAAATTCAGAATGAATTGATATGCTTGTTAGCTTCTCAAAtaaagagttctattcttgaaatCATTAAAAAAGCTAAGTTCTTTTCTGTAATACTTGATTGCACTCCTGATGTTAGTAACCAAGAGCAAATGACTTTAGTTATAAGATGTGTTGATGTTTCTACAAGCCCAATGAAAGTAGAAGAATACTTTTTGGGATTTTTAAAAGTGGATGATACAACAGGACAAGGCTTGTTTGAAGAACTGCAAAATGTGTTGAAGAGTTTTGAtcttgatattgataatgtgagaggGCAGGGATATGATAATGGAGCAAATATGAAAGGGAGGCACCAAGGCGTACAAAAAAAATTGTTGGATATAAATCCTAGAGCATTGTATACTCCATGTGGTTGTCATTGTTTGAATTTAACACTTTGTGATATTGCAAATTCCTGTGGAAAAGCGAAAGACTTTTTTGGAGTAGTACAACGGATTTATACAATATTTTCTCATTCTACAAAGAGGTGGAAGATTTTGATAGATCATGTAACGGTAAAAGGTTTAACTCTCAAGCCATTGTCAATCACTCGATGGGAAAGTCGTACTGAAAGTGTAAAAGCAGTGGTACTTCAAGCTCAACAAATCAGAGAAGCTTTACTTCAAGTTGCAGAAGAAAAAGGCACTGACTCTAAAATAAGAAGTGAAGCTAAGTCTTTAGCAACATTTGAACTtggaaattttgagtttttagtggGTATGATTATTTGGTATGAGATATTGGGTAAAGTTAATATTgttagcaaaagcttacaatctGAAAACATGCTTATTGACGTTGCTATGACCAAGATTAAGGGGTTAATTGCTTCTTTTGAAGAGTATAGAGAATCTGGATTTGGACAAGCTATCAATACAGCAAAAGAACTTGCTTCAACAATGGAGATTGATCCTGTTTTTCTTGAAAAAAGACAAATATATAGAAAAAGGCATTTTGATGAGGTTACATATGAGTCTTCGAAAGTACCTCAAGAATCTGCTGAGGAAGCTTTTAGAGTTCATTATTTCTTGTTCATAGTAGATCAAACAATTGGGTCATTGAAGAAAAGGTTTGAGCAATATGAGGAATATGAAGATCTTTTTGGATTTCTTTTCACAGCTGAAAAGTTGAGTTCATTGATTGATGAGGACTTGAAAGCTCGTTGTAAGAATCTTGAAAGGAAACTACAAAGAAAAAATGGTACAAGACAAGATGTTTCAGATTTGGATGGAGATGACTTATATCAAGAACTGAAAATCATACAACATATTCTGCCAAAGGAAACAAAAACAGCAAGTGAAATACTAATTTTTTTGCAAAGAATGAATTGTTTCCCGAATTCATTTATTGCATACAGGATATTATTAACTATTCCGGTGACTGTCGCATCTGCAGAAAGAAGTTTTTCTAAATTGAAGTTGTTGAAATCTTGTTTGAGATCAACCATGACCCAAACAAGATTGAATGCATTAGCTATGATTTCGATTGAGAGTGAGTTTTTAGAAAAACTCAATTATGAAAAATTGATCGATGACTTTGCAAATAAAACTGCAAGAAGATCAGTTTTTCATAGTTAA
- the LOC121986090 gene encoding 2-hydroxy-6-oxononadienedioate/2-hydroxy-6-oxononatrienedioate hydrolase-like yields the protein MEISLVWWIDLFVRLVYTSAGLRRHTVSIDAETTIRCWISSSLLPSSSAAGAVSKKKSPLVLVHGFGPRGAWQWRSQIRPLAAHFDLVVPDLIFFGGSTTSSTRRSEAFQAASVVGLLDALGVSPPRRAKVSLMGTSYGGFVVYHMARMMGPERVDRVVIASSDLLNGPDDTRAFLERAGGLESVDQVLLPRTTADLKRLLQLAVFLPPRFVPEFLLRDVLRNLFSDKIAEKLELIKGISISHKDEFQLTPLPQQVLIIWGEHDQIFLVDKAFQMQKHLGENARLEVLGKTGHTPQAEDPKKFNKIILNFLLGGPKSSF from the exons ATGGAAATCAGTCTGGTGTGGTGGATCGATCTGTTTGTCCGCCTCGTCTACACCTCGGCCGGCCTCCGCCGCCATACCGTCTCCATCGACGCCGAAACCACCATACGCTGCTGGATCTCCTCGTCCCTCCTCCCCTCCTCCTCCGCCGCTGGAGCCGTATCGAAGAAGAAGTCCCCGCTCGTCCTTGTCCATGGCTTCGGCCCGCGCGGCGCGTGGCAGTGGCGCAGCCAGATCAGACCCCTCGCCGCCCACTTCGACCTCGTCGTGCCGGACCTTATATTCTTCGGCGGCTCCACCACGAGCTCCACCCGCAGGTCGGAGGCGTTTCAGGCCGCCTCCGTTGTCGGTCTCCTCGACGCCCTGGGCGTCTCCCCACCGCGGCGCGCCAAGGTTTCGTTGATGGGAACCAGCTACGGGGGTTTCGTGGTGTACCACATGGCGCGGATGATGGGGCCGGAGCGGGTGGATCGGGTGGTGATCGCCAGCTCCGACCTGCTCAATGGGCCCGACGACACCCGGGCGTTTCTGGAGAGGGCCGGCGGACTAGAAAGCGTCGACCAGGTGCTCCTCCCTCGGACCACCGCCGACTTGAAGAGGCTTTTACAGCTCGCCGTATTCCTTCCTCCGCGGTTCGTGCCGGAATTCCTCCTCCGAGATGTGCTTCGG AATCTGTTTAGCGATAAGATTGCGGAAAAGCTAGAGCTGATCAAGGGAATCAGCATCAGCCACAAAGATGAATTCCAACTAACTCCTCTTCCCCAG CAAGTTCTCATCATCTGGGGCGAGCATGATCAAATATTTCTTGTGGATAAAGCCTTTCAAATGCAAAA GCACTTGGGAGAGAATGCAAGGTTAGAAGTATTGGGGAAGACAGGGCACACGCCACAAGCGGAGGACCCCAAGAAGTTTAACAAAATTATCCTCAACTTCTTATTGGGTGGTCCAAAGTCTTCATTCTGA